The following proteins come from a genomic window of Rutidosis leptorrhynchoides isolate AG116_Rl617_1_P2 chromosome 10, CSIRO_AGI_Rlap_v1, whole genome shotgun sequence:
- the LOC139870613 gene encoding uncharacterized protein, which produces MVAEGMNALIKQAIGANLFNGMKVGVDKVEISHLQYADDTIILGDWNKKNVSNIFKVLKYFENFSGQRVNLAKSCIYGLGLQKETVENIVNKYACQLVSKGDCTRLWLDLWIDSKCLSSWFGRLFNLESQKEVMTEEKIIRDGTNITFNWNRIRPPTSRTSTELIELTELIKKFKFADGVQDRWSWNLHDSGVFSTLILAKLIDSKLLPLHSHSSYTSRLRSLPQKVVILVWRIKHQRFLVRVELDKRGINLDSVLCPVCNNDI; this is translated from the exons ATGGTAGCCGAAGGTATGAACGCTCTAATAAAGCAAGCAATCGGGGCTAATTTGTTTAATGGAATGAAAGTCGGGGTGGACAAAGTTGAGATTTCCCATCTCCAATACGCCGATGATACAATTATTTTGGGAGATTGGAACAAAAAGAATGTTAGCAACATATTCAAAGTTCTTAAATATTTTGAAAATTTTTCAGGGCAAAGGGTGAATCTAGCCAAAAGTTGCATATATGGATTGGGGTTGCAAAAAGAAACTGTTGAAAACATAGTGAATAAATATGCCTGCCAA CTTGTAAGCAAAGGTGATTGCACTAGATTATGGCTTGATCTATGGATAGATAGCAAATGTCTGAGCTCCTGGTTTGGCAGACTCTTCAATCTCGAATCGCAGAAAGAAGTAATGACCGAGGAAAAAATTATCAGAGATGGCACAAACATTACTTTTAATTGGAATCGGATTCGGCCTCCTACAAGTAGAACTTCAACAGAATTGATTGAATTGACCGAGTTAATCAAAAAGTTTAAATTTGCCGATGGAGTGCAAGATAGATGGTCGTGGAATCTACACGATAGTGGTGTTTTTTCGACTCTAATCTTAGCCAAGCTCATTGATTCAAAGCTGCTTCCATTGCATTCGCATTCATCATATACGTCAAGATTGCGATCTCTTCCGCAAAAAGTAGTAATTCTCGTGTGGCGTATCAAGCATCAAAGGTTTCTCGTTAGGGTTGAACTCGATAAAAGAGGAATTAATCTAGATTCGGTTCTTTGTCCGGTTTGCAACAACGACATTTGA